From one Oncorhynchus masou masou isolate Uvic2021 unplaced genomic scaffold, UVic_Omas_1.1 unplaced_scaffold_7236, whole genome shotgun sequence genomic stretch:
- the LOC135537202 gene encoding aftiphilin-like, whose protein sequence is MCVYICIVCDVVDPELDSDTSSRPADTLNHLMSTMENTTTSTRKPHRDEEDQLSEEAARVICGLADLSFMKAKVLMFPITLTPAAGSGTLLE, encoded by the exons atgtgtgtgtacatatgtattgtgtgtgatgtggtggaTCCAGAACTAGACAGTGACACCAGCAGCCGTCCAGCTGACACCCTGAACCACCTCATGTCTACTATGGagaacaccaccacctccaccag GAAACCCCATAGGGATGAGGAGGACCAGCTGAGTGAGGAGGCAGCCAGGGTGATCTGTGGGCTGGCTGACCTGTCCTTCATGAAGGCTAAGGTCCTAATGTTCCCCATCACCCTCACACCAGCCGCTGGCTCTGGTACACTGCTAGAGtga